A window from Pyrococcus yayanosii CH1 encodes these proteins:
- a CDS encoding Mth938-like domain-containing protein — protein sequence MGKVKFGRITIDGRTFEHDIVVYPSGRIDRRRKEISKRKHGTSHRLDPEELKEYLKEDFDVLLVGTGIYGMLSLLPEAKELVKNREVIEKPTPEALELFEELRKEKRVLAIFHVTC from the coding sequence GTGGGGAAGGTCAAGTTCGGCAGGATAACCATAGATGGTAGGACGTTCGAGCACGATATCGTGGTCTATCCGAGCGGGAGGATAGATCGCAGGAGGAAGGAGATAAGCAAGCGGAAACACGGCACGAGTCACCGCCTTGACCCCGAGGAGCTGAAGGAGTATTTAAAGGAGGACTTTGATGTCCTCTTGGTCGGTACCGGGATTTATGGCATGCTCTCCCTCCTGCCGGAGGCGAAGGAGCTGGTAAAGAACAGGGAGGTCATTGAGAAGCCGACCCCCGAAGCCCTTGAGCTCTTCGAGGAACTGCGAAAAGAGAAAAGGGTCCTGGCGATATTCCATGTAACCTGCTAG
- a CDS encoding NUDIX domain-containing protein, with the protein MERYVLLVKALKGVDVTPFRERVKALAREFGLRAEMYRCIGLTVDLVILYEGGVVLVKRGKEPYKDHWALPGGFVEYGETVEEAAVREAKEETGLDVKLLSLVGVYSRPDRDPRGHTVTIAFLALGLGELKAGDDAREVRVFPIDALPRLPLAFDHADILRDALGGRIGWGRSSSAG; encoded by the coding sequence ATGGAGAGGTACGTGTTACTGGTGAAGGCCCTGAAGGGGGTCGATGTAACGCCCTTCAGGGAGAGGGTAAAGGCCTTGGCAAGGGAGTTTGGACTAAGGGCGGAGATGTACAGGTGCATAGGGCTAACGGTCGACCTAGTGATACTCTATGAGGGTGGCGTTGTCTTGGTGAAAAGGGGAAAAGAGCCCTATAAGGACCACTGGGCCCTTCCCGGAGGCTTCGTGGAATATGGGGAGACTGTGGAAGAAGCTGCTGTGAGGGAGGCCAAAGAAGAGACCGGCCTTGACGTTAAGCTCTTAAGCCTCGTTGGTGTCTACTCTAGGCCAGACAGGGATCCGCGGGGACACACGGTTACGATAGCCTTTCTCGCCCTCGGACTTGGCGAGTTAAAGGCTGGGGACGACGCCAGGGAGGTCAGGGTCTTCCCGATAGATGCTCTCCCTCGCCTCCCCCTGGCCTTCGACCATGCTGACATCCTGAGGGATGCCCTTGGGGGGAGGATAGGGTGGGGAAGGTCAAGTTCGGCAGGATAA
- a CDS encoding PfkB family carbohydrate kinase, which produces MKCIVVGHLTKDILNGRERIGGGAYYSSLALSELCKVTVITKVGPDFPRKWLEGLRERGVDVRTLPSSATTTYKFTYRDGWRELTLLSKGDPFTDEELVGVKGDLIILNPVAGEIAPRQVAFFDNPSLDVQGFIRGFENGRVVLRETDGSFLSAARVVHASVEEFRVLKNISLPEVLLVTNGASEGFAVVRGRKYIIKPYRVDVRDTTGAGDVFLAFFSYLYTRLPFTEALDGALRMTAEFLKGRDDDASIG; this is translated from the coding sequence ATGAAGTGCATCGTCGTTGGTCATTTGACGAAGGACATCTTGAATGGTCGCGAAAGGATTGGTGGAGGTGCCTACTATTCCTCACTTGCCCTCTCCGAGCTCTGCAAGGTAACCGTAATCACCAAGGTTGGCCCGGATTTTCCAAGGAAGTGGCTGGAAGGGCTTCGGGAGAGGGGTGTTGATGTTCGCACCCTCCCCTCATCGGCTACCACAACTTACAAATTCACCTATCGGGATGGCTGGAGGGAGTTAACCCTGCTCTCTAAGGGGGACCCCTTCACGGATGAGGAGCTGGTCGGTGTGAAAGGGGATCTCATAATCCTGAACCCGGTCGCCGGCGAGATAGCGCCGAGGCAAGTGGCTTTCTTCGATAACCCCTCCCTTGATGTTCAAGGGTTTATAAGAGGCTTCGAAAACGGGCGGGTCGTCCTCAGGGAGACCGATGGCTCCTTTCTCTCCGCGGCAAGGGTCGTTCATGCCTCCGTTGAGGAGTTTCGGGTCCTGAAGAATATCTCCCTGCCCGAGGTTCTCCTCGTGACCAACGGAGCTTCAGAAGGCTTCGCTGTTGTCAGGGGCCGAAAATACATCATCAAACCCTACCGTGTGGATGTCCGAGATACTACCGGGGCTGGGGACGTCTTCCTGGCCTTCTTCTCCTACCTCTACACGCGCCTGCCCTTCACCGAAGCCCTTGACGGTGCCCTAAGGATGACGGCGGAATTCTTAAAGGGTCGCGATGATGATGCCTCGATTGGCTGA
- a CDS encoding diphthine--ammonia ligase has translation MRVAVLYSGGKDSNYALYWALEKGLDVRFLVTMVSENEESYMYHVPNVHLTELQARALGIPLVKGFTEGRKEEEVEDLKRVLEGLKVEGIVAGALASRYQRERIERVAEELGLKTFAPAWGRDPVEYMRELVRLGFDIVFVGVSAYGLDEGWLGRRVNEEAIRELEKLRDKYGIHVAGEGGEFETFVRDMPYFRARVVFDEVERIWDGCTGSGKLVVKAAHLEPKGGTR, from the coding sequence ATGAGGGTTGCTGTCCTTTACTCTGGCGGAAAAGACTCCAACTACGCCCTCTACTGGGCCCTTGAGAAGGGGCTTGACGTCAGGTTTCTCGTCACCATGGTGAGCGAGAACGAGGAAAGCTACATGTATCACGTGCCCAACGTCCACCTCACAGAGCTCCAGGCAAGGGCCCTCGGAATACCCCTCGTGAAGGGTTTCACCGAGGGGAGAAAGGAGGAAGAAGTTGAGGACCTGAAGAGGGTTCTCGAAGGGCTCAAGGTGGAGGGAATCGTTGCCGGGGCTCTCGCCAGCAGGTACCAGAGGGAGAGGATAGAGAGGGTGGCGGAGGAGCTCGGCCTGAAGACCTTTGCCCCCGCCTGGGGAAGGGACCCGGTCGAGTACATGAGGGAGCTCGTGAGGCTCGGCTTCGACATAGTCTTCGTCGGGGTCTCGGCCTACGGTCTCGACGAGGGCTGGCTAGGGAGGAGGGTGAACGAGGAGGCCATAAGAGAGCTCGAGAAGCTCAGGGATAAGTATGGCATTCATGTGGCCGGAGAGGGAGGGGAGTTCGAGACATTCGTGAGGGACATGCCCTACTTCAGGGCCCGAGTCGTCTTCGATGAGGTGGAGAGAATCTGGGATGGGTGTACTGGGTCTGGAAAGCTCGTCGTCAAAGCGGCCCATCTTGAACCTAAGGGAGGGACCCGATGA
- a CDS encoding RsmB/NOP family class I SAM-dependent RNA methyltransferase codes for MELFYRVSLQEIVADALTLVEERELSSKHALERIFSKVEGRDREKARGIAHAYVFEIEKWRAKIDFIINSVLRGSKVDDLDPYLANLLRIGTFEMKFKGVNPAIATDSIVRVVKERFDLAKAKFVNAILREVEKFDVERALKKLKEKDRVEWLSVRFSHPRWYVEYVINLLGYDEAVRLLLSNLRPQRYYIRVNTLKADVDKVKKYLEENGVRVAYTPVDDVLKVLDYETPVTRLEWYKRGYFVIQDLASAYVAHVLKPEPGERVLDLAAAPGSKTFHAAALMENKGEIVAVDYSYERLIKMKERMKRLGVKNVRLVHADGQNFKDERDFDKIILDAPCSSSGTYRQFPEVKWRFDENKIKRVISVQRNMLLNAYENLRADGEMTYSTCSIRIDENEENVLFALERGFALIKHPFNWGDRGFLEIGERVFRTWTHRHDCNSFFIAKLRKE; via the coding sequence ATGGAGCTGTTCTACCGGGTGAGCCTGCAGGAGATAGTGGCAGACGCTCTCACGCTCGTTGAGGAGAGGGAGCTCTCATCGAAGCATGCCCTCGAGAGGATATTCTCCAAAGTCGAAGGAAGGGACAGGGAGAAGGCAAGAGGAATTGCACACGCTTACGTCTTCGAGATCGAGAAATGGCGAGCCAAGATAGACTTCATAATAAACTCCGTCCTGAGGGGGTCAAAGGTTGATGACCTTGACCCCTATCTGGCGAACCTCCTTCGCATTGGAACGTTCGAGATGAAGTTCAAGGGCGTGAATCCGGCGATAGCGACGGATTCCATCGTGAGGGTCGTCAAAGAGCGCTTTGACTTGGCAAAAGCCAAATTCGTGAACGCCATCCTCAGGGAAGTTGAGAAATTTGACGTAGAAAGGGCTCTGAAGAAGCTAAAAGAGAAAGACAGGGTCGAGTGGTTATCCGTCCGCTTCTCTCATCCCCGCTGGTACGTTGAATATGTAATCAACCTCCTCGGCTACGATGAGGCCGTCCGATTATTGCTTAGCAACCTAAGACCACAACGCTACTACATCAGGGTGAACACGCTAAAGGCGGACGTAGATAAGGTCAAGAAATACCTTGAGGAGAATGGCGTTAGGGTTGCATACACGCCTGTGGACGACGTCCTAAAGGTTCTCGACTACGAGACGCCCGTGACGAGGCTGGAATGGTATAAGAGGGGATACTTCGTGATTCAGGACCTCGCCAGCGCCTACGTGGCCCATGTTCTAAAACCTGAGCCCGGCGAGAGGGTTCTCGACCTTGCAGCGGCACCAGGAAGCAAGACCTTCCATGCCGCCGCCCTTATGGAGAACAAAGGTGAAATAGTGGCCGTGGATTACTCCTACGAGAGACTAATAAAGATGAAAGAGCGAATGAAAAGGCTAGGCGTCAAGAATGTCAGGCTCGTCCACGCGGACGGCCAGAACTTTAAAGATGAGAGGGATTTCGACAAGATCATCCTCGACGCTCCCTGCTCCTCCTCAGGCACCTACAGGCAGTTCCCAGAAGTCAAGTGGCGCTTCGACGAGAACAAAATCAAACGCGTGATAAGCGTCCAGAGGAACATGCTCCTCAACGCCTACGAGAACCTACGCGCCGATGGTGAAATGACGTATTCGACCTGTTCGATAAGGATAGACGAGAACGAGGAGAACGTTCTCTTCGCCCTCGAGAGAGGCTTTGCCCTCATAAAACATCCCTTTAACTGGGGTGACAGAGGCTTCCTTGAAATCGGCGAAAGGGTTTTTAGAACGTGGACCCACAGGCACGACTGCAACAGCTTCTTCATAGCAAAACTGAGAAAAGAATGA
- a CDS encoding C2H2-type zinc finger protein has protein sequence MAVLKAIKIRDRDGEILFRCPRCGMVFRRSKDYIRHVNKAHGWLFGRGKPKGKRLQKKYSKNAS, from the coding sequence ATGGCGGTCCTCAAGGCCATCAAGATTAGGGACAGGGACGGTGAGATACTCTTTAGGTGCCCCCGTTGTGGCATGGTCTTCAGGAGGAGCAAGGACTATATAAGGCACGTGAACAAGGCCCACGGATGGCTCTTCGGCAGGGGTAAGCCAAAGGGTAAGAGGCTCCAGAAGAAATACTCCAAAAACGCCTCCTGA
- a CDS encoding CDC48 family AAA ATPase codes for MILGRGEEVKDEIKLRVAEALKRDVGRGIVRFDRKYQRMLGVEPGDIVELEGERVTAAIVANAHPDDRGLDIIRMDGYIRRNAGVSIGDYVTVRKAEVKEAKKVVLAPAQKGVIIQIPGEIVKNNLLGRPVVKGDVVVASSRGEFYTGSPFDELFRGFFESLPLAFSELKFVVVNTIPKGIVQITYNTEVEVLPQAVEVREEKVPEVTYEDIGGLKDAIEKIREMVELPLKHPELFERLGIEPPKGVLLYGPPGTGKTLLAKAVANEANAHFIAINGPEIMSKYYGESEERLRQVFKEAEENAPSIIFIDEIDAIAPKREEVIGEVEKRVVSQLLTLMDGLKSRGKVIVIAATNRPDAIDPALRRPGRFDREIEVGVPDKQGRKEILQIHTRGMPIEPDFDKDTVLRILRELKLEDRLDGKRIEVLERKIQGAKTEEEVKEILKEYGEIYSEVKARLIDRLLDELAERTHGFVGADLAALAREAAMVVLRRLIREGKINPEADSIPREVLEELKVTRKDFYEALKMVEPSALREVLIEVPNVRWDDIGGLEEVKQELREAVEWPFKYPKAFKRLGITPPKGILLYGPPGTGKTLLAKAVATESQANFIAIRGPEVLSKWVGESEKRIREIFRKARQAAPAIIFIDEIDAIAPARGAVEGERVTDRLINQLLTEMDGIEENSGVVVIAATNRPDILDPALLRPGRFDRLILVPAPDERARLEIFRVHTRNMPLAKDVNLEELAKKTEGYTGADIAALVREAALNAMRRVLLTLPKRLVEEENEEFLGKLVVTRKDFEEALKRVKPSVTKYMMEYYRQFEESRKRAAGETRELDYFTG; via the coding sequence ATGATACTGGGTAGGGGAGAGGAAGTTAAGGATGAAATAAAGCTTCGCGTGGCCGAGGCTCTTAAGAGGGACGTCGGGAGGGGAATAGTTCGCTTTGACAGAAAGTATCAGAGGATGCTTGGCGTCGAGCCGGGAGACATCGTGGAGCTCGAGGGGGAGAGGGTCACTGCGGCAATAGTTGCCAACGCCCACCCCGACGATAGAGGTCTCGATATAATAAGGATGGACGGCTACATAAGAAGGAACGCGGGCGTCAGCATAGGTGATTACGTGACGGTCAGGAAGGCGGAAGTTAAGGAGGCAAAGAAAGTCGTTCTCGCCCCAGCCCAGAAGGGGGTCATAATCCAGATACCGGGCGAGATCGTGAAGAACAACCTCCTTGGGAGACCCGTTGTTAAGGGGGACGTCGTAGTCGCGAGCAGCAGGGGAGAGTTTTACACGGGATCACCATTCGATGAACTCTTTAGAGGGTTCTTCGAGTCCCTTCCTCTGGCCTTCAGCGAGCTCAAGTTCGTCGTCGTGAACACTATTCCGAAGGGAATTGTCCAGATAACCTATAACACGGAGGTCGAGGTTCTCCCACAGGCCGTTGAGGTCAGGGAGGAGAAGGTGCCCGAGGTCACCTACGAGGATATAGGCGGTCTCAAGGATGCCATAGAGAAAATCCGGGAGATGGTGGAGCTCCCGCTTAAGCATCCTGAGCTCTTCGAGCGCCTCGGCATTGAGCCTCCTAAGGGTGTTCTTCTTTATGGGCCGCCTGGAACCGGTAAAACTTTGCTCGCCAAGGCTGTGGCGAACGAGGCTAATGCACACTTTATTGCCATTAATGGGCCGGAAATCATGAGCAAGTACTATGGTGAAAGCGAGGAAAGACTTAGGCAAGTGTTCAAAGAGGCTGAAGAGAACGCGCCAAGCATAATATTCATCGACGAAATCGACGCGATAGCGCCAAAGAGAGAGGAAGTCATCGGAGAGGTTGAGAAGAGGGTGGTTTCGCAGCTCTTAACCCTTATGGATGGTCTTAAGAGTAGGGGTAAGGTTATTGTTATTGCTGCTACTAATAGGCCTGATGCTATTGATCCTGCCTTGAGGAGGCCGGGGAGGTTTGACAGGGAAATCGAAGTTGGAGTACCAGACAAACAAGGCAGAAAAGAAATACTCCAAATCCACACCAGAGGAATGCCCATAGAACCGGATTTCGACAAGGATACAGTTCTAAGAATTCTGAGGGAGCTGAAATTAGAGGATAGGCTTGACGGCAAGAGGATAGAGGTTCTCGAAAGGAAGATTCAAGGAGCCAAGACCGAGGAAGAAGTGAAGGAGATACTCAAGGAGTACGGTGAGATCTATTCGGAGGTTAAGGCTCGCCTAATTGACAGACTGCTCGACGAGCTGGCAGAGAGGACGCATGGCTTTGTTGGGGCTGATTTAGCCGCCCTCGCGAGAGAAGCAGCTATGGTCGTTCTGCGCCGCCTGATAAGGGAAGGGAAGATAAACCCGGAGGCTGATAGTATTCCGAGGGAGGTTCTTGAGGAGTTGAAGGTGACAAGGAAGGATTTCTATGAGGCGTTGAAGATGGTTGAGCCGAGTGCGCTGAGGGAAGTGCTCATTGAAGTCCCAAACGTCCGCTGGGACGACATAGGCGGCCTAGAGGAAGTCAAACAAGAGCTAAGGGAAGCAGTAGAATGGCCCTTCAAATACCCGAAGGCCTTCAAGAGGCTGGGAATAACGCCACCGAAGGGGATTCTCCTCTATGGCCCACCGGGAACGGGCAAAACACTGCTGGCAAAAGCCGTAGCCACCGAAAGCCAGGCGAACTTCATCGCCATTCGCGGGCCGGAGGTACTAAGCAAATGGGTAGGAGAGAGCGAGAAGCGGATTAGGGAGATATTCAGAAAGGCGAGACAGGCCGCACCTGCGATAATCTTCATTGATGAAATTGACGCCATAGCACCGGCCCGTGGAGCGGTTGAGGGTGAGAGGGTCACGGACAGGCTGATAAACCAGCTGCTGACAGAGATGGACGGAATAGAGGAGAATAGTGGGGTTGTGGTAATTGCTGCCACTAATAGGCCCGACATCCTTGACCCTGCCCTGCTGAGGCCTGGTAGGTTCGACAGGCTGATACTTGTGCCCGCGCCTGATGAGAGGGCTAGGCTGGAGATATTCAGGGTTCACACGAGGAACATGCCACTAGCCAAAGACGTCAACCTCGAAGAGCTGGCCAAAAAAACAGAGGGCTACACAGGCGCGGATATAGCGGCCCTTGTAAGGGAGGCGGCGCTGAACGCCATGAGGAGAGTATTGTTGACCCTACCAAAGAGGCTCGTTGAGGAGGAAAACGAGGAGTTCCTCGGGAAGCTCGTGGTTACGAGGAAGGACTTCGAGGAGGCCCTCAAGAGGGTCAAGCCGAGCGTCACAAAATATATGATGGAGTACTACAGGCAGTTTGAGGAGAGCAGGAAGAGAGCGGCCGGTGAGACGAGGGAGCTCGATTACTTCACGGGCTGA
- the fbp gene encoding fructose-1,6-bisphosphate aldolase/phosphatase — MAVGEKITISVIKADVGGWPGHSRVHPALIERAKEVLAEAQKEGTIIDFYVTYVGDDLQLIMTHKKGVDSPDVHGLAWEAFKKATEVAKALGLYGAGQDLLKDAFSGNVRGLGPSVAEMEITLRKSEPIVTFHLDKTEPGAFNLPIFRMFADPFTTAGLVIDPKMHMGFRFEIWDILEHKRVIMSSPEEMYDILALIGAKSRYVIKRVFPKEGHPIPKDEPVAVVSTEKLYEVAGEYVGKDDPVAIVRAQSGLPALGEVLEPFAFPHLVSGWMRGSHNGPLMPVPLKYATPTRFDGPPRAVALGWQISPEGKLVGPVDLFDDPAFDYARQKALEITEYMRRHGPFEPHRLPLEEMEYTTLPGVLEKLKDRFEPV; from the coding sequence ATGGCGGTGGGAGAGAAGATAACCATAAGCGTAATAAAGGCTGATGTTGGGGGTTGGCCAGGCCACTCGAGGGTTCATCCGGCCCTGATAGAGAGAGCGAAGGAAGTTCTTGCAGAGGCCCAGAAAGAGGGCACGATAATAGACTTCTATGTCACCTACGTGGGCGATGATCTCCAGCTCATCATGACCCACAAGAAGGGTGTTGACAGCCCTGATGTCCATGGACTCGCTTGGGAGGCTTTCAAGAAGGCTACCGAGGTAGCTAAGGCCCTTGGTCTTTATGGGGCTGGGCAGGATCTCCTTAAGGATGCTTTCAGCGGGAACGTGAGAGGCCTTGGTCCAAGCGTCGCTGAGATGGAGATAACCCTTAGGAAGAGCGAGCCCATAGTGACGTTCCACCTTGACAAGACCGAACCTGGAGCCTTCAACCTGCCGATATTCAGGATGTTCGCCGACCCCTTCACCACGGCCGGTCTCGTCATTGACCCTAAGATGCACATGGGCTTCCGCTTCGAGATATGGGACATCCTCGAGCACAAGCGCGTCATAATGAGCTCTCCCGAGGAAATGTACGACATCCTCGCCCTCATAGGAGCCAAGAGTCGCTACGTCATCAAGCGTGTCTTCCCGAAGGAGGGTCACCCGATACCTAAGGACGAGCCCGTCGCCGTTGTCTCAACGGAGAAGCTCTATGAAGTGGCGGGAGAGTATGTGGGTAAGGACGACCCCGTCGCAATCGTTAGGGCTCAGAGCGGTCTCCCGGCTCTTGGAGAGGTGTTGGAGCCCTTCGCGTTCCCGCACCTCGTCAGTGGCTGGATGCGCGGTTCTCACAACGGTCCGCTCATGCCTGTCCCGCTCAAATACGCGACTCCGACTAGGTTCGACGGTCCGCCTAGGGCGGTTGCTCTGGGTTGGCAGATAAGCCCTGAGGGTAAGCTCGTCGGTCCGGTTGACCTCTTCGACGACCCAGCCTTTGACTACGCTCGCCAGAAGGCCCTTGAGATTACCGAGTACATGAGGAGACACGGACCCTTCGAGCCTCACAGGCTCCCGCTCGAGGAGATGGAGTACACAACCCTGCCGGGTGTCCTCGAGAAGCTCAAGGACCGCTTCGAGCCCGTCTGA
- a CDS encoding ZPR1 zinc finger domain-containing protein encodes MGELKPEMIQELRLGDCPICGGKGTLKAIQLIHRIPYFGEVMESTVICEKCGYKSADVMILEEREPRLYEVRVEEERDLFTRVVRSKSGTIELVELGVKIEPGPASEGFVSNVEGVLERVKEVLLMARDFKEQEEDEDAVKRIDELLAYIEDVREGKKPLTVKVMDPFGNSALIGEKVRSRLLTKEEIKSLSTGPYVVIEPEEATSRDE; translated from the coding sequence ATGGGAGAGCTTAAACCCGAGATGATTCAAGAGCTTAGGCTTGGCGACTGTCCGATATGTGGCGGAAAGGGGACGCTTAAGGCTATCCAGCTTATCCACAGGATTCCTTACTTTGGCGAGGTTATGGAGAGCACCGTGATATGCGAGAAGTGTGGCTACAAAAGCGCCGACGTCATGATACTCGAGGAGAGGGAGCCAAGACTCTATGAGGTCAGGGTTGAGGAGGAGAGGGACCTTTTCACGCGCGTCGTTAGAAGCAAGAGCGGAACCATAGAGCTCGTTGAGCTGGGCGTGAAAATAGAGCCGGGCCCAGCCTCAGAGGGCTTCGTCAGCAACGTTGAAGGTGTTCTGGAGAGGGTTAAGGAGGTCCTCCTGATGGCGAGGGACTTCAAGGAGCAGGAGGAAGACGAGGATGCCGTGAAGAGGATAGATGAGCTGTTGGCCTACATAGAGGACGTCAGAGAGGGCAAAAAGCCTCTGACGGTTAAGGTAATGGACCCCTTTGGAAACAGTGCCCTCATAGGCGAAAAAGTGAGGAGCAGGCTACTGACGAAGGAGGAAATAAAGAGCTTGAGCACAGGGCCTTACGTCGTCATCGAGCCTGAAGAAGCCACTTCCAGAGATGAATGA
- the rlmD gene encoding 23S rRNA (uracil(1939)-C(5))-methyltransferase RlmD produces the protein MRGRVVDMDEEGLGILENGIRVPFTVVGDHVEVHRTVNRFGKVLAKEFKVLEKSSLRQRPRCVHVGRCGGCLWGHVKYGEQLRLKRELFERITGISAEIKGSPKVWSFRSVSNFIVTIRGMGLKEFGDPRTVVNLRECPVFSSRTPQYLHTLRAFLKETGLRPWGPKGGDVHYLQVREGKFTGDIMINIIAHGEAKPEVLEAFRNYFSFASSLYWSIKADERDDPKGEPLHVGGEPYIRERILGVTYLIHPASFFQTNSYALPLLLKAVEGFIDGSRVLDLYSGVGTFGVYLAKRGFEVEGVEINPFAVEMANRNAKINDVQAEFKVGRAEDVLIGSYDTVIVDPPRKGLKDGAKRLMKGPARIVYVSCNPRAFKLDYERHLSKVYRIEDVILIDMFPHTPHVEAVVKLVRKF, from the coding sequence ATGAGGGGCAGGGTAGTTGATATGGACGAGGAGGGCTTGGGAATCCTAGAGAACGGCATCCGAGTTCCCTTCACGGTCGTTGGTGACCATGTGGAGGTCCATCGGACCGTCAACAGGTTCGGGAAGGTTCTCGCCAAGGAGTTTAAAGTTCTGGAGAAGTCCTCTCTCCGCCAGAGGCCTAGATGCGTCCATGTTGGGCGATGTGGCGGATGCCTCTGGGGCCATGTGAAGTATGGGGAGCAACTTAGGCTTAAGAGGGAGCTCTTCGAGCGGATAACTGGAATATCGGCCGAGATAAAGGGATCCCCCAAGGTTTGGAGCTTCAGGAGCGTCAGTAACTTCATAGTGACCATTAGGGGAATGGGCCTCAAGGAGTTCGGCGACCCCCGAACCGTCGTGAACCTAAGGGAGTGCCCCGTTTTCTCGAGTAGAACGCCCCAATACCTCCACACCCTCAGAGCCTTTCTGAAAGAGACGGGCCTAAGGCCTTGGGGTCCAAAGGGAGGTGACGTCCACTACCTCCAAGTGAGGGAGGGGAAGTTCACTGGAGACATCATGATAAACATTATAGCGCACGGAGAAGCAAAGCCCGAGGTCCTAGAGGCCTTCCGGAACTACTTCTCCTTCGCCTCCTCCCTGTACTGGAGCATCAAAGCTGATGAGCGGGACGACCCGAAAGGGGAGCCCCTCCACGTGGGCGGCGAGCCCTACATAAGGGAGAGGATACTAGGAGTTACGTATCTGATTCACCCGGCAAGCTTCTTCCAGACTAACAGCTATGCCCTACCTCTCCTCCTGAAGGCGGTCGAGGGCTTCATCGATGGCTCGAGGGTTCTGGACCTTTATTCGGGGGTTGGGACGTTTGGGGTTTACCTTGCGAAGAGGGGATTCGAGGTGGAGGGGGTGGAGATAAATCCCTTCGCCGTTGAGATGGCCAACAGAAACGCCAAAATAAACGACGTTCAGGCGGAGTTCAAGGTGGGCAGGGCTGAAGACGTTCTGATTGGAAGCTACGACACAGTTATCGTTGACCCCCCGAGGAAAGGACTTAAGGATGGGGCCAAAAGGCTAATGAAAGGCCCAGCGAGGATAGTCTACGTTTCCTGCAACCCCCGGGCCTTTAAGCTTGACTACGAGAGGCACTTATCAAAGGTATATCGCATTGAGGATGTCATTCTCATCGATATGTTCCCTCACACGCCCCACGTTGAGGCTGTTGTGAAGCTGGTGAGAAAGTTTTAA
- a CDS encoding ABC transporter ATP-binding protein yields the protein MIEVERLTKRYGGAIAVNDITFTVNDGEIYGLLGPNGSGKSTTLKIIAGIIKPTSGRVIVEGIDVLKDPMAVKRISGYVPETPVLYESLTPTEFFSFVGSVRGIEEDVLEDRVRRLVEAFGIEKYMNQLIGTLSFGTRQKISLISALLHDPKVLILDEAMNGLDPKSARVFRELLMEFKAESKSIIFSTHVLALAELVCDRIGLIHNGKLIAEGTVEELKELAKEESLEDVFLKLTEAKDEVAILVNVLKEAL from the coding sequence ATGATTGAAGTCGAGAGGCTCACGAAAAGGTATGGAGGAGCGATAGCCGTTAATGACATCACGTTCACCGTTAATGACGGGGAGATATACGGACTTCTTGGACCCAACGGAAGCGGTAAATCCACGACCCTAAAGATAATAGCCGGCATAATAAAGCCAACGTCCGGAAGAGTCATCGTCGAGGGCATAGACGTCCTCAAAGACCCCATGGCCGTGAAAAGAATTTCAGGCTACGTCCCCGAGACTCCCGTCCTCTACGAGAGCCTCACCCCCACGGAGTTCTTCAGCTTCGTGGGAAGCGTGAGGGGAATCGAGGAAGACGTGCTGGAGGACAGGGTAAGGCGACTAGTGGAGGCCTTCGGCATAGAGAAATACATGAACCAGCTTATAGGAACCCTGAGCTTCGGGACAAGGCAGAAGATCTCCCTCATAAGTGCTCTCCTCCACGATCCAAAAGTTCTGATTCTCGATGAAGCCATGAACGGCCTCGACCCTAAGAGTGCCCGCGTTTTCAGGGAACTTCTCATGGAATTCAAGGCCGAGAGCAAGAGCATAATCTTCTCCACCCACGTTCTGGCCCTTGCAGAGCTCGTCTGCGACAGGATAGGTCTCATCCACAACGGAAAACTGATAGCAGAAGGAACCGTCGAGGAGCTCAAGGAGCTCGCAAAAGAGGAGAGCCTCGAGGACGTCTTCCTAAAGCTGACGGAGGCCAAGGATGAGGTCGCTATCCTAGTGAACGTCCTAAAGGAGGCCCTGTGA